Proteins found in one Lycium ferocissimum isolate CSIRO_LF1 chromosome 6, AGI_CSIRO_Lferr_CH_V1, whole genome shotgun sequence genomic segment:
- the LOC132059140 gene encoding uncharacterized protein LOC132059140, giving the protein MTPKARKITPQSQTCWDCACPYQTGWTCACRTSPLIFPPMGFTENGSATFLSTGNPCLDLFFHVVPDTPPKELLERLQLSWRHDALTTLKLICNLRGVRGSGKSEKEGFYTASLWLHDHHPKTLACNINAIADFGYFKDVLEILYRLLEGPEVRKNEKKEWMKKKREGFLEGLKEKKGSSSIPKEKAKRIQREKTLAKANKLLDRFTQDTDFQFLYDKVSGFFADALWEDMDLYNEGKFYELSLAAKWCPSLDSSYDKSLLMCESVGRKLFPRNDDDYIDLEDDAHYAYRVRNRLRKDVLVPLHKALEIPEVYICANKWEELPYKRVPSVAMKMYKKLFYKHDKKRFEQYLDDVKSGKTTIAAGALLPHEIIASLDDSTGPGVAELQWERMVNDFAKKRKLTNCMAVCDVSGSMIGTPMEVSVALGLLISELSEEPWKGKLITFSENPEFHVVKGENLSQKTGFIRRMEWGLNTDFQQVFDKILEVAVKGKLSEGQMIKRLFVFSDMEFDQASRRPWETDYQVISRKFKEKGYYRVPEIVFWNLRDSKATPVPSNQQGVALVSGFSKNLVTLFLEEGGIMTPEAVMMQAISGDEYQKLVVFD; this is encoded by the coding sequence ATGACCCCAAAGGCCCGAAAAATTACGCCTCAATCTCAAACATGTTGGGATTGCGCATGCCCATACCAAACAGGTTGGACATGCGCATGCCGAACAAGCCCATTAATATTTCCTCCAATGGGTTTCACAGAGAATGGTTCAGCAACGTTTCTATCTACTGGAAACCCATGTTTAGATTTATTTTTCCATGTTGTCCCTGACACCCCACCTAAAGAATTATTGGAAAGATTACAACTTTCTTGGAGACATGATGCTTTGACAACCCTTAAGCTTATTTGTAATTTAAGGGGAGTTAGAGGATCTGGTAAATCAGAGAAAGAAGGGTTTTATACGGCTTCTTTATGGCTTCACGATCACCATCCTAAAACCCTAGCATGCAATATTAATGCCATTGCCGATTTCGGGTATTTTAAGGATGTGTTGGAAATTTTGTACAGATTGCTTGAGGGTCCTGAAGttagaaagaatgaaaaaaaagagtggatgaaaaagaaaagagagggatTTTTGGAGGGTTTAAAGGAGAAAAAAGGTAGTAGTAGTATTCCTAAGGAGAAGGCCAAAAGAATTCAGAGGGAAAAGACACTGGCTAAGGCAAACAAATTATTGGACAGATTCACACAAGATACTGATTTTCAATTCCTGTATGATAAAGTGTCTGGTTTCTTTGCTGATGCTTTGTGGGAAGACATGGACTTGTACAATGAAGGGAAGTTTTATGAGCTTAGCCTTGCGGCTAAGTGGTGTCCATCTCTTGATTCTTCTTATGATAAGTCATTGCTAATGTGTGAAAGTGTTGGAAGAAAGTTATTTCCTCGTAATGATGATGACTACATCGATCTTGAAGACGATGCTCATTATGCTTATCGCGTGAGGAATAGATTGAGAAAAGACGTGCTCGTGCCACTCCACAAGGCGTTGGAGATTCCAGAGGTTTATATTTGTGCAAATAAGTGGGAAGAGCTTCCTTATAAACGCGTCCCTTCTGTGGCCATGAAAATGTACAAGAAATTGTTCTACAAGCACGATAAAAAACGATTCGAGCAGTATCTTGATGATGTCAAGAGTGGGAAAACAACAATCGCGGCTGGTGCTCTGCTTCCACATGAGATAATTGCATCATTGGATGATTCCACAGGGCCGGGAGTTGCAGAGCTTCAATGGGAAAGGATGGTTAATGACTTTGCAAAAAAGAGGAAATTAACAAATTGTATGGCAGTTTGTGATGTATCAGGAAGCATGATAGGGACTCCAATGGAGGTTTCTGTGGCTTTGGGGCTGCTTATTTCTGAACTTAGTGAAGAACCTTGGAAAGGCAAGCTAATTACATTTAGTGAGAATCCAGAATTTCACGTTGTAAAGGGGGAAAATTTGTCTCAAAAGACAGGTTTTATTAGGAGAATGGAATGGGGTCTCAATACAGATTTTCaacaagtgtttgataaaattctTGAAGTTGCTGTGAAGGGGAAATTGAGCGAAGGGCAGATGATAAAGAGATTGTTTGTTTTTAGTGACATGGAATTTGATCAGGCTTCAAGAAGACCATGGGAAACTGATTATCAAGTGATATCGAGAAAGTTTAAGGAAAAAGGTTATTACAGGGTGCCTGAAATTGTGTTTTGGAATTTGAGGGATTCAAAGGCAACACCAGTTCCTAGTAATCAACAAGGAGTGGCACTTGTGAGTGGATTTTCAAAGAATCTTGTGACTTTGTTCTTGGAGGAAGGTGGGATTATGACCCCAGAAGCTGTGATGATGCAAGCTATTTCTGGTGATGAGTATCAAAAGCTTGTAGTGTTTGATTGA